Proteins encoded in a region of the Triticum dicoccoides isolate Atlit2015 ecotype Zavitan chromosome 3A, WEW_v2.0, whole genome shotgun sequence genome:
- the LOC119268342 gene encoding uncharacterized protein LOC119268342 isoform X2 → MGKTKTCSSSSSCSSSWWADDGGPALLAPPAPPLPLLLLLPARPQRKDWRRNGVLQRNGCCFFWCRFACEDLHPALIIVLSPAA, encoded by the exons ATGGGGAAGACGAAGACTTGCTCCAGCAGCTCATCTTGCTCCTCGAGCTGGTGGGCTGATGATGGAGGACCTGCACTCTTGGCTCCAccagcgccgccgctgccgcttctGCTTCTGCTCCCCGCTCGCCCACAGCGCAA AGATTGGAGGAGGAATGGAGTATTGCAGAGGAATGGATGCTGCTTCTTTTGGTGCAG GTTTGCATGTGAAGACCTTCACCCTGCGCTCATCAT AGTACTCTCACCGGCAGCATGA
- the LOC119268342 gene encoding uncharacterized protein LOC119268342 isoform X1: MSAAFSPSSRCFSASALGDQEGRISFSVKLVPCRLRRRRSMTRSSFSSTPSRPRAPAAALDGPLLVLEHLLQTSSSGGGGMGKTTRAWGRRRLAPAAHLAPRAGGLMMEDLHSWLHQRRRCRFCFCSPLAHSAKIGGGMEYCRGMDAASFGAGLHVKTFTLRSSCKPLCNLIVLSFLCLSVRKDLGMFSEMFSFSHFRP, from the exons ATGTCGGCCGCCTTCTCCCCCTCGTCTCGCTGCTTCTCTGCGTCCGCACTAGGAGATCAAGAGGGAAGGATCTCCTTTTCTGTAAAGCTCGTGCCTTGCCGGCTGCGTCGGCGGCGCTCGATGACCCGCTCCTCGTTCTCGAGCACCCCCTCCAGACCTcgagctccggcggcggcgctcgatGGCCCGCTCCTCGTCCTCGAGCACCTCCTCCAGACCTCGAGCTCCGGCGGCGGTGGCATGGGAAAGACGACCAGGGCATGGGGAAGACGAAGACTTGCTCCAGCAGCTCATCTTGCTCCTCGAGCTGGTGGGCTGATGATGGAGGACCTGCACTCTTGGCTCCAccagcgccgccgctgccgcttctGCTTCTGCTCCCCGCTCGCCCACAGCGCAA AGATTGGAGGAGGAATGGAGTATTGCAGAGGAATGGATGCTGCTTCTTTTGGTGCAG GTTTGCATGTGAAGACCTTCACCCTGCGCTCATCATGTAAGCCACTTTGTAATCTTATTGTGCTGTCTTTTCTCTGTCTTTCTGTCAGGAAGGATTTGGGAATGTTTTCAGAGATGTTTTCCTTCTCTCATTTTAGACCATGA
- the LOC119268341 gene encoding uncharacterized protein LOC119268341, with translation MMERKGGCCLAPRYAAGAQAGQGWHMGRAMLKFRPIAPKPAVMAPAPMPAVPAGKGKGRRKAVAGPGGTGRRGRKPKKQATVAAPTTQKLDYVQDKPLSSPSSSSSGMTSVDSSPPPPLPLMPVLPAEEGFGGAAPVANLAPAHVAGLVLPPQALRQAVSWVTVEDVTGIWRDGEAPYAAACGGDEAPTFVSDQCGRVTWTNVAFNRAVSGREDVDAAMAPSAAASEVRVVLAAKDGAPVPAWGSCAGFTCRVRVPYACPRRGSLVAPCDVWRLDAGGYLWRLDLQATLSLSLGGFI, from the coding sequence ATGATGGAGAGGAAGGGAGGGTGCTGCTTGGCGCCGAGGTACGCAGCCGGGGCCCAGGCAGGCCAGGGGTGGCACATGGGAAGGGCCATGCTGAAGTTTAGGCCCATCGCGCCAAAGCCGGCGGTGATGGCGCCTGCGCCGATGCCGGCCGTGCCCGCTGGGAAGGGGAAGGGGAGACGGAAGGCGGTTGCAGGGCCAGGGGGTACCGGGAGGAGGGGACGGAAGCCCAAGAAGCAGGCCACGGTGGCTGCACCGACGACGCAAAAGTTGGACTACGTGCAGGACAAGCCTTTgtcctcgccgtcctcctcctcgtcggggaTGACGTCCGTCGACTCGTCGCCTCCTCCACCCCTGCCGCTCATGCCTGTGCTGCCGGCAGAGGAGGGGTTCGGTGGGGCGGCGCCGGTGGCGAATCTGGCGCCTGCCCACGTTGCCGGACTGGTCCTGCCGCCGCAGGCGCTGCGGCAAGCGGTGTCCTGGGTGACGGTTGAGGACGTCACAGGCATCTGGCGCGACGGCGAGGCGCCGTACGCTGCGGCCTGCGGCGGCGACGAGGCCCCAACGTTCGTGTCCGACCAGTGCGGCCGCGTCACGTGGACAAACGTGGCTTTCAACCGGGCAGTGTCCGGTAGGGAGGACGTAGACGCAGCCATGGCCCCGTCGGCGGCCGCTTCCGAGGTGCGGGTGGTGCTCGCCGCCAAGGATGGCGCCCCCGTGCCGGCGTGGGGCTCCTGTGCCGGTTTCACCTGTCGGGTGCGCGTCCCGTACGCATGCCCTCGCCGAGGTTCCCTCGTGGCCCCGTGCGACGTGTGGCGGCTAGACGCTGGTGGCTACCTCTGGCGGCTCGACCTTCAGGCCACCCTCAGCCTCTCCCTCGGCGGCTTCATTTGA